The Endozoicomonas montiporae CL-33 genome contains a region encoding:
- a CDS encoding acyl-CoA thioesterase, translating into MFAQTLTPRFCETDALGHINNTVLPVWFEKAREPIFYLFNPEMDLQKWQLIIARIEVEFLKQLRFGKDVELRTWLEKVGNSSMYIHHEAWQSEALCARGKAILIHYDYAAEKAAPIPDEVRVKLLEHLEE; encoded by the coding sequence ATGTTTGCCCAGACTCTCACTCCCCGCTTTTGCGAGACCGATGCCCTTGGTCATATCAACAACACGGTCTTACCGGTCTGGTTTGAAAAAGCCAGAGAGCCGATCTTCTATTTGTTTAACCCTGAAATGGATTTGCAAAAATGGCAGCTTATCATTGCCCGCATTGAAGTAGAGTTTCTGAAACAGCTGCGGTTTGGCAAGGACGTAGAACTGAGAACCTGGCTGGAAAAGGTGGGTAATTCTTCAATGTATATTCACCATGAGGCATGGCAGTCCGAAGCGTTATGCGCAAGGGGTAAGGCGATTCTGATTCACTATGATTATGCCGCTGAAAAAGCAGCCCCTATACCTGACGAAGTTCGTGTAAAACTGCTGGAACATCTGGAAGAGTAA
- a CDS encoding transposase, with the protein MNTELFELYSDYLLSSFGKTTATQLSSLLDGAYSHDQVTRLLSRNHFDSKTLWHHVKAVVRQEERDDGVLIADDTIQEKLYTDENDLIAWHFDHTFGRSVKGINLLNFVYHVGDISIPVAYKLIEKPIQYSDVKTKKVKRKAEPTKNEDFREMLKVCCDNQLKFRYVLADSWFCSNDNMLYIRHKCDKHFVMASKSNRKVSLSEEDKSQGRSQRIDSIDFSEEKPIKGWIAGVDFPVLLFRQVFTNKDGSKGILYLICSDLECDAEALKAIYKKRWKVEVFHKTLKSNASMAKSPTYTVLTQSNHLFMSIYSAFRLEVLANKLDLNHFELRAKLYLTALKSSFQKLQSMKGCVT; encoded by the coding sequence ATGAACACAGAGCTGTTTGAGCTGTATAGCGATTACCTGCTGTCCTCATTCGGCAAAACGACAGCTACACAGCTGTCATCTTTGCTGGACGGCGCATACAGCCATGATCAGGTAACACGCCTTCTGTCCCGTAATCACTTCGACAGTAAGACTCTTTGGCACCATGTTAAAGCCGTTGTGCGTCAGGAAGAGCGCGATGATGGAGTACTTATTGCCGACGACACTATTCAGGAGAAACTCTACACTGATGAGAACGACCTGATTGCATGGCACTTCGATCACACCTTTGGTCGTTCGGTAAAAGGTATCAACCTTCTCAACTTTGTTTACCATGTCGGTGATATCTCTATTCCCGTCGCCTACAAGCTTATCGAGAAGCCTATTCAATACTCCGACGTAAAAACTAAAAAAGTTAAACGCAAGGCTGAACCCACCAAGAACGAAGACTTTCGGGAGATGCTGAAAGTTTGTTGTGATAATCAGCTCAAATTTCGTTACGTGCTGGCAGATAGCTGGTTCTGTTCTAACGACAACATGCTGTATATACGACACAAATGCGATAAGCATTTTGTCATGGCCAGCAAGTCAAACCGGAAGGTTTCGCTGAGTGAGGAAGATAAAAGTCAGGGGCGCTCACAGCGCATAGATTCCATTGATTTCTCAGAAGAAAAGCCCATCAAAGGCTGGATTGCAGGCGTGGACTTCCCCGTTCTGCTGTTCCGGCAGGTCTTTACAAACAAAGATGGCAGTAAGGGCATTCTCTATCTGATATGCAGTGATCTTGAGTGTGACGCAGAGGCTTTGAAGGCGATCTACAAAAAACGGTGGAAAGTTGAAGTCTTCCATAAAACACTCAAATCTAATGCATCAATGGCCAAGTCACCGACTTATACAGTTTTGACGCAGAGTAATCATCTGTTTATGTCGATATATTCGGCATTTCGTCTCGAGGTTCTGGCTAATAAGCTTGATTTAAACCATTTTGAGTTGCGGGCAAAGCTCTATCTTACTGCATTGAAATCATCGTTCCAGAAACTTCAGTCGATGAAGGGGTGCGTAACATGA
- a CDS encoding patatin-like phospholipase family protein translates to MSSILDIKAGPAALARVRDEGLPQSSIEVMPGASGGPKWFVLTGLDKALIGEYFKDRKEPLHLLGTSAGSWRFACYAHPDALSAHERFEQGYLLTQYSDNPTPEEITSKCRLLIKEIIGSHAKGILDNSVMRYNLIAVRSRGLGKSSRKGSLMTGLAMAALANAASRKTLGLFFTRTLFYTPGVTSPFHTMSDLPTDRVELSEANLAEAILASGSIPMVMEGVEGISGAPSGVYRDGGVTDYHFDTRFAGNDKLVLYPHFYGHRIPGWFDKGIKWRKPSAVNSENLVMVSPSDEFVAKLPYGKIPDRNDFVNLSYEERVRYWKVVIQESQRLGDEFLEQVNSGRIRETVRPL, encoded by the coding sequence ATGTCGTCGATACTGGATATCAAAGCGGGGCCTGCAGCGCTTGCCCGTGTCAGGGATGAAGGTCTGCCCCAGAGCAGTATAGAAGTGATGCCGGGGGCTTCAGGCGGGCCAAAATGGTTTGTGCTCACAGGGCTGGATAAGGCGTTAATCGGAGAGTACTTCAAAGATCGTAAAGAACCGTTGCACCTGCTGGGTACGTCGGCAGGGAGTTGGCGCTTTGCCTGCTATGCCCACCCAGATGCACTGAGTGCTCATGAACGGTTTGAGCAGGGTTATCTGCTGACACAGTATTCGGATAACCCGACGCCGGAAGAAATCACCTCTAAATGTCGTCTGTTGATAAAAGAAATTATTGGCAGTCATGCAAAAGGCATTCTCGATAACAGTGTCATGCGTTATAACCTGATTGCTGTACGCAGTCGCGGGTTAGGCAAAAGCAGCCGAAAAGGGTCATTGATGACTGGTCTGGCCATGGCAGCACTGGCAAATGCCGCCAGTCGCAAAACGTTGGGATTATTTTTTACCCGAACACTGTTTTATACCCCGGGCGTAACATCACCTTTTCATACCATGAGTGACCTGCCAACGGATCGGGTCGAGTTATCGGAAGCGAATCTGGCAGAGGCGATTCTGGCTTCAGGCTCCATTCCCATGGTGATGGAAGGTGTTGAGGGTATTTCTGGGGCACCCAGTGGTGTTTATCGGGATGGTGGTGTAACGGATTACCACTTTGATACCCGCTTTGCTGGTAATGACAAACTGGTGCTCTATCCGCACTTCTATGGTCACCGAATACCCGGCTGGTTCGATAAAGGCATCAAATGGCGTAAACCTTCAGCAGTGAATAGCGAAAACCTTGTTATGGTGTCACCGTCTGATGAATTTGTGGCAAAGCTTCCTTACGGCAAAATTCCGGATCGCAATGATTTTGTGAATTTGTCTTACGAGGAACGGGTTCGATACTGGAAGGTTGTGATTCAGGAAAGCCAGCGTCTGGGGGACGAGTTTTTGGAGCAGGTGAACAGTGGTCGAATCCGGGAAACAGTTCGACCACTGTAA